A single Mangifera indica cultivar Alphonso chromosome 20, CATAS_Mindica_2.1, whole genome shotgun sequence DNA region contains:
- the LOC123204307 gene encoding ninja-family protein AFP3-like codes for MTSPGTTLNGMLVQPAEAKPENQCKRPGIISGNFEHNGIDVMKLMPSVTTTGDGPNGKRIEGFLYTYTKDQVCIVCICHGSFLSPAEFVKHAGGKDLQNPMKHITVHSALSAQGQQ; via the coding sequence ATGACCTCTCCCGGGACAACCCTAAATGGAATGTTAGTCCAGCCAGCCGAAGCCAAGCCAGAGAATCAGTGCAAGAGGCCTGGAATTATTAGTGGAAACTTTGAACACAATGGGATAGATGTGATGAAACTGATGCCCAGTGTAACTACCACTGGGGATGGTCCAAATGGAAAGAGAATTGAAGGCTTTCTATACACATACACAAAAGATCAAGTATGTATAGTGTGTATATGCCATGGCAGCTTTCTCTCACCGGCAGAGTTTGTTAAGCACGCTGGTGGCAAGGATCTGCAGAACCCCATGAAGCACATCACCGTCCATTCTGCCCTTTCAGCTCAAGGTCAGCAGTAG